From a single Vigna radiata var. radiata cultivar VC1973A unplaced genomic scaffold, Vradiata_ver6 scaffold_206, whole genome shotgun sequence genomic region:
- the LOC106780793 gene encoding albumin-1 — MAYARLAPLALYLLATSIMFPMKKIEAVDCSGVCSPFEMPPCGSTDCRCIPIGLVIGYCTYPSGLSSVAKMIDEHPNLCQSDDECMKKGSGNFCARYPNNYIDYGWCFDSDSEALKGFLAMPAAITK, encoded by the exons ATGGCTTATGCTAGGCTTGCTCCTTTGGCTCTCTACTTGCTCGCCACTTCCA TAATGTTTCCGATGAAGAAGATAGAAGCAGTAGACTGTTCAGGTGTTTGTTCACCGTTTGAGATGCCACCGTGCGGGTCAACTGATTGTCGCTGCATCCCTATTGGACTAGTTATTGGTTACTGCACTTATCCAAGCGGACTTTCATCTGTGGCGAAGATGATAGACGAACATCCGAACCTATGTCAATCTGATGATGAATGCATGAAGAAAGGAAGTGGCAACTTCTGTGCTCGTTATCCCAATAACTACATCGATTATGGTTGGTGCTTTGACTCTGATTCTGAAGCTCTTAAAGGATTCTTGGCCATGCCTGCAGCAATCACCAAGTAA